One window of Medicago truncatula cultivar Jemalong A17 chromosome 2, MtrunA17r5.0-ANR, whole genome shotgun sequence genomic DNA carries:
- the LOC11424914 gene encoding pathogenesis-related protein 1: MCSFSLWFVLGLIFIVGSHVAQAKDSPANYVKAHNKARSAVDSFIKIPKIVWDKKIAAYAQNYANQRKDCKPIPSDSGGRYGENIAVSTGHISGRKAVKLWADEKPHFDNYLNKCFDGECHHFTQVVWSGSLRLGCGKVKCNNGGTFVTCNYYPPGNIPGQLPYQ, from the coding sequence ATGTGTTCATTTTCTCTATGGTTTGTTTTAGGATTAATATTCATTGTGGGTAGTCACGTTGCACAAGCCAAAGACTCTCCAGCAAACTATGTGAAGGCTCACAACAAAGCAAGATCGGCAGttgattcatttattaaaattccaaaaattgTTTGGGATAAAAAAATTGCTGCTTATGCACAGAACTATGCTAATCAACGCAAGGATTGTAAACCGATCCCCTCTGATAGTGGTGGCCGTTACGGTGAGAATATTGCGGTGAGCACCGGACACATCAGTGGAAGAAAAGCAGTGAAGTTGTGGGCGGATGAAAAACCACACTTTGATAACTATCTTAACAAATGTTTTGATGGTGAATGTCATCATTTTACCCAGGTTGTTTGGTCAGGTTCACTACGTCTTGGATGTGGCAAAGTGAAATGTAATAATGGTGGAACATTTGTTACTTGTAATTATTATCCCCCAGGTAATATTCCTGGCCAATTACCGTACCAATAA
- the LOC11429252 gene encoding cysteine-rich receptor-like protein kinase 6 has protein sequence MKTFYFVMLCVISFFVLVFPNGFFGLADDTNRALGSTCKNEENTTVNGVILQTLLNSLASNVVDHHGFYQTIAGENNSRIYGSILCRGDISANNCSDCVRNSTIEASNVFPKCRDVQVLFRWCFLRYSNESFFGDMQELTFTYDFDDIDDPSVVSQGLPFMSGVAATASEKSLMFHTEVLNFNQSEKRYGMAQCTRDISRKDCKRCLDSQLINIRTIRNNTRWEIYGSNCFMWYDDYQFYASVSFLPSAAWRPSSCRSLAAIAVSAALLIVF, from the exons ATGaagacattttattttgttatgctATGTGTTATCAGCTTCTTTGTTCTGGTCTTTCCAAATGGCTTTTTTGGCCTTGCAGATGATACTAATAGAGCATTAGGTTCCACATGTAAGAATGAAGAAAATACTACTGTCAATGGAGTCATATTGCAAACTTTATTGAATTCTCTTGCTTCAAACGTGGTTGATCACCATGGATTTTACCAAACCATTGCAGGAGAAAACAACAGCAGGATTTATGGTTCAATATTATGTAGAGGAGACATATCTGCTAACAATTGTTCTGATTGTGTCCGTAACTCCACAATAGAAGCTTCAAATGTTTTTCCTAAGTGTAGAGATGTTCAAGTTTTGTTTAGATGGTGTTTCCTACGCTATTCAAACGAGAGCTTCTTTGGAGACATGCAGGAATTGACATTTACATATGACTTTGATGATATTGATGATCCTTCTGTGGTTTCACAAGGGTTACCTTTCATGAGTGGAGTAGCAGCTACAGCTTCAGAGAAATCATTAATGTTCCACACAGAAGTACTGAACTTCAATCAAAGTGAGAAGAGGTATGGAATGGCTCAGTGCACAAGAGATATTAGTAGAAAGGACTGCAAAAGGTGTCTGGATTCTCAGCTGATTAACATCAGAACAATTAGAAATAATACAAGATGGGAAATTTATGGATCCAATTGTTTCATGTGGTATGATGACTATCAGTTTTATGCTAGTGTATCCTTTCTTCCAAGTG CTGCATGGAGGCCTTCTTCTTGCAGAAGCTTAGCAGCGATTGCGGTCTCAGCAGCCTTGTTGATAGTTTTCTAA
- the LOC11430755 gene encoding putative cysteine-rich receptor-like protein kinase 9 codes for MKSFYFVMLCVISFFVLVFPNGFFGLADDTNREIGPICNKADNTVNEDIFHTLLDSLASNVVDHQGFYQTTVGENSSRVYGSILCRGDISANNCSICVLNSTRVASNDCPKNRDVTVWFSWCFLRYSDENFFGDMHGITNAFTNVTDVDDPSLVSQWLPFMSGVAAAASENSFMFHTEELNFNQSEKRYGMAQCTRDINRQDCRRCLDDQLVSFGATIGNKRRWEIYGPNCFMWYNDYQFYANVSTLQSVAWKPSCRSLVAVAVSVALLIIM; via the exons atgaaatcattttattttgttatgctATGTGTTATCAGCTTCTTTGTTCTGGTCTTTCCAAATGGCTTTTTTGGCCTTGCTGATGACACCAATAGAGAAATAGGTCCGATATGCAATAAAGCTGATAATACGGTCAATGAAGACATATTCCATACCTTATTGGATTCTCTTGCTTCAAATGTGGTTGATCACCAAGGATTTTACCAAACCACTGTAGGAGAAAACTCCAGCAGGGTTTATGGTTCAATATTATGTAGAGGAGACATATCTGCTAACAATTGTTCTATCTGTGTCCTTAACTCTACAAGAGTAGCGTCAAATGATTGTCCTAAGAATAGGGATGTTACAGTTTGGTTTAGTTGGTGTTTCCTACGCTATTCGGACGAGAATTTCTTTGGAGACATGCATGGAATAACAAATGCTTTCACAAATGTCACTGATGTCGATGACCCTTCTTTGGTATCACAATGGTTACCTTTCATGAGTGGAGTAGCAGCTGCAGCTTCAGAGAACTCATTCATGTTCCACACAGAAGAACTGAACTTTAATCAAAGTGAGAAGAGGTATGGAATGGCTCAGTGCACAAGAGATATCAATAGACAGGACTGCAGAAGGTGCCTTGATGATCAACTAGTTTCTTTCGGAGCTACAATTGGAAATAAAAGAAGATGGGAAATTTATGGACCCAATTGTTTCATGTGGTATAATGACTATCAATTTTATGCTAATGTATCCACTCTTCAAAGTG TTGCTTGGAAGCCTTCTTGCAGAAGCTTAGTAGCAGTTGCGGTCTCGGTAGCCTTGTTGATAATTATGTAA
- the LOC11430756 gene encoding cysteine-rich receptor-like protein kinase 6 translates to MQAFYFVMLCVISFFALVFPNGFFCLADDTNRETGSLCDKADKNPVNEDTFQTNLKTLLDSLASNVVDSHGFYQTIVGKKPNRLYGTILCRGDISANNCFNCVLNSTRVSSNDCPKSRDVTIWFRWCFLRYSNESFFGDMQGTATAITNETDIDDPSLVSQGLSFMSGVAAAASEKSFMFHTEVLNFNQSEKRYGMTQCTRDISRKDCRRCLDAQLVNFETFIGNKRRWEVHGLNCFMWYDDYQFYSNVSTLLSASWRLSSCRSLVSGITVVVSAALLIVF, encoded by the exons ATGCAggcattttattttgttatgctATGTGTTATCAGCTTCTTTGCCTTGGTCTTTCCAAATGGGTTTTTCTGCCTTGCTGATGATACTAATAGAGAAACAGGTTCCCTATGTGATAAAGCTGATAAGAATCCTGTCAATGAAGATACATTTCAAACCAATTTGAAAACCTTATTGGATTCTCTTGCTTCAAACGTCGTTGATAGCCATGGATTTTACCAAACCATTGTAGGAAAAAAGCCTAACAGGCTTTATGGTACAATATTATGTAGAGGGGACATATCtgctaataattgttttaattgTGTCCTTAACTCTACAAGAGTATCCTCAAATGATTGTCCTAAGAGTAGAGATGTTACTATTTGGTTTAGATGGTGTTTCCTACGCTATTCAAACGAGAGCTTCTTCGGAGACATGCAAGGAACAGCAACGGCAATCACAAATGAAACTGATATTGATGACCCTTCTTTGGTTTCACAAGGGTTATCCTTCATGAGCGGAGTAGCAGCTGCAGCTTCGGAGAAATCATTCATGTTCCACACAGAAGTACTGAACTTTAATCAAAGTGAGAAGAGGTATGGTATGACCCAGTGTACAAGAGATATCAGTAGAAAGGACTGCAGAAGGTGTTTGGATGCTCAATTGGTCAATTTCGAAACTTTTATTGGAAATAAAAGAAGATGGGAAGTTCATGGATTAAATTGTTTCATGTGGTATGATGACTATCAGTTTTATTCTAATGTCTCCACTCTTCTAAGTG CTTCTTGGAGGCTTTCTTCTTGCAGAAGCTTAGTAAGTGGCATAACTGTTGTGGTCTCAGCAGCCTTGTTGATAGTTTTCTAA
- the LOC11430754 gene encoding pathogenesis-related protein 1B, with translation MGSFSQLCLLGLTLIMGSHVAHAQDSPADYVNAHNKARSAITTIKIPNIVWDNDIAAFAQNYANQRKDCKQIPSGSGGRYGEYLGENIAVSTGYISGAEAVKLWVDEEPYFNHYANSCIDGHECHHYTQVVWEKSLRVGCGKVKCDNGGSFVTCNYDPPGNIAGQLPY, from the coding sequence ATGGGTTCATTCTCTCAATTGTGCTTGTTAGGTTTAACACTCATTATGGGTAGTCACGTTGCTCATGCCCAAGACTCACCGGCAGACTACGTGAACGCCCACAACAAAGCAAGATCAGCCATTACCACCATTAAAATTCCAAACATTGTTTGGGATAACGATATTGCTGCATTTGCACAGAACTATGCTAATCAACGCAAGGATTGTAAACAGATCCCCTCAGGCAGTGGTGGCCGTTATGGTGAGTATCTTGGCGAGAATATTGCGGTGAGCACCGGCTACATAAGTGGCGCGGAAGCAGTGAAGTTGTGGGTGGATGAAGAACCATACTTTAATCACTATGCTAACTCATGTATTGATGGTCATGAATGCCACCATTATACTCAGGTTGTTTGGGAAAAATCACTACGTGTTGGATGTGGCAAAGTGAAATGTGATAATGGTGGCTCATTTGTTACTTGCAATTATGATCCCCCTGGTAACATTGCTGGCCAATTACCATACTAA